A stretch of the Esox lucius isolate fEsoLuc1 chromosome 2, fEsoLuc1.pri, whole genome shotgun sequence genome encodes the following:
- the pdhb gene encoding pyruvate dehydrogenase E1 component subunit beta, mitochondrial (The RefSeq protein has 1 substitution compared to this genomic sequence) — translation MASLRSFLRSGKNAVSVVLRREFSETSPAAVQVNVRDALNQAMDEELERDERVFLLGEEVAQYDGAYKVSRGLWKKYGDKRIIDTPITEMGFAGIAVGAAFAGLRPICEFMTWNFSMQAIDQVINSAAKTYYMSAGFQTVPIVFRGPNGSSAGVAAQHSQCFAAWYGHCPGLKVVSPWNSEDARGLLKAAIRDDNPVVFLENEMMYGVPFELSEEMMHKDFVIPIGKAKVERQGTHITLVSHSRCVGFCLDAAAVLAKEGVECEVVNLRTIRPLDVDTIEASVMKTGNLVTVEGGWPQYGVGAEICARIMEGPAFNYLDAPAVRVTGVDIPMPYAKILEDHSVPQIKDIIFSVKKVLNM, via the exons ATGGCGTCGCTGAGGTCTTTTCTTCGCTCCGGGAAG AATGCCGTCTCGGTGGTTCTGCGAAGAGAGTTTAGCAAGACCTCTCCGGCTGCTGTGCAG GTGAATGTCAGAGATGCCCTCAACCAGGCAATGGATGAGGAGCTGGAGCGGGATGAGCGTGTCTTTCTCCTGGGGGAGGAGGTGGCCCAATATGATGGTGCTTACAAG GTGAGCAGGGGACTGTGGAAAAAATATGGAGACAAACGCATCATCGACACGCCAATCACAGAG ATGGGCTTTGCTGGCATTGCTGTTGGTGCTGCATTC GCAGGGCTGAGGCCCATCTGTGAGTTCATGACCTGGAACTTCTCCATGCAAGCCATCGACCAGGTGATCAACTCCGCTGCTAAGACCTACTACATGTCTGCAGGATTTCAGACCGTACCCATCGTGTTCCGAGGCCCCAACGGCTCCTCCGCAG GTGTGGCAGCCCAACACTCCCAGTGCTTTGCCGCTTGGTATGGTCACTGTCCTGGGCTCAAGGTGGTCAGCCCCTGGAACTCAGAGGACGCCCGCGGACTTCTAAAAGCAGCTATAAGGGACGACAACCCCG TGGTGTTCCTGGAGAATGAAATGATGTATGGCGTTCCCTTTGAGTTGTCGGAGGAGATGATGCATAAAGACTTTGTGATTCCGATTGGAAAGGCCAAGGTGGAAAGGCAAG GCACCCACATCACTTTGGTGTCCCATTCGCGCTGTGTGGGCTTCTGTCTGGACGCAGCAGCTGTCCTGGCCAAGGAGGGCGTTGAATGTGAG GTGGTGAACCTGCGGACCATCAGGCCCTTGGATGTGGATACCATTGAGGCCAGTGTGATGAAGACAGGCAacctggtgactgtggagggtGGCTGGCCCCAGTATGGAGTAGGAGCTGAGATCTGTGCCAGAATCATGGAGG GCCCAGCGTTCAACTACCTGGATGCTCCTGCAGTGAGAGTGACTGGTGTAGACATCCCCATGCCCTACGCTAAAATCCTGGAGGACCACAGTGTACCTCAGATCAAAGACATCATCTTTTCTGTCAAGAAAGTCTTGAATATGTAA
- the kctd6a gene encoding BTB/POZ domain-containing protein KCTD6a yields the protein MENGAWGYMMTDPVTLNVGGCLYTTSLCTLQRYPDSMLGAMFRGDFPTTRDTQGHYFIDRDGPLFRYVLNFLRTSELTLPYNFTEMELLRKEADFYQIEPLIQSLTSTKPLYPLDTFEEVVELSSTRKLSKYSNPVAVIITQLTLTTKVQSLLEGVSNHFTKWIKHMMDTRDFQVSFTFGPCDYHQEVSLRVHLVDYISKQGFTIRNTRVHHMSERANENTVEHHWTFCRLARKVDD from the exons ATGGAGAATGGAGCCTGGGGATACATG ATGACCGACCCGGTGACCCTGAATGTGGGCGGTTGTCTCTACACCACCTCTCTGTGCACACTGCAGCGCTACCCCGACTCCATGCTGGGGGCCATGTTCCGTGGGGACTTCCCAACCACGCGGGACACTCAG GGTCACTACTTCATCGATCGCGACGGCCCCCTGTTCCGCTACGTCCTCAACTTCCTCCGCACCTCTGAGCTGACACTACCCTACAACTTCACGGAGATGGAGCTGCTGAGGAAG GAGGCAGACTTTTACCAGATTGAGCCGCTGATCCAGTCTCTCACCAGCACCAAACCCCTCTACCCACTGGACACTTTCGAGGAGGTGGTGGAGCTCTCCTCCACCAGGAAGCTGTCCAAGTATTCCAACCCTGTGGCTGTCATCATCACCCAGCTCACGCTCACCACCAAGGTCCAGTCGCTGCTGGAGGGCGTCTCCAACCACTTCACCAAGTGGATCAAGCACATGATGGACACCAGGGACTTCCAGGTTTCCTTCACCTTTGGGCCGTGCGACTACCACCAGGAGGTGTCCCTGAGGGTGCACCTGGTGGACTACATTTCCAAACAGGGCTTCACCATCAGGAACACCAGGGTCCACCACATGAGCGAGAGGGCCAACGAGAACACCGTAGAGCACCACTGGACGTTCTGCCGGCTGGCTCGCAAGGTCGACGActga